Proteins found in one Calypte anna isolate BGI_N300 chromosome 10, bCalAnn1_v1.p, whole genome shotgun sequence genomic segment:
- the STRA6 gene encoding receptor for retinol uptake STRA6, producing MAANSSGGMQDALLDNSFVSNDDLSDWYIYETLEPSAPQDDMFPSIIPDCEPTVSPRLYHICMAPISLAVLLGLSLLVKRRRLHQSCWNGIPGLLSPANFLEEEGNRGLVASVFGILFSSLCVLILDKDPLPLLAPSSQSTREYWKILALLYYPAFYYPLLACATVRHKLGYLLGCLLSWCHCAIHIWQKVDCPQSPKIYRYYSTLSYVPIILCLVLLSFWYPALLIRSFTTQEETWDNKVPGRGYYKKYLKAILSKRPGKESSTKIEESLLSRVRMYLRSYTYTPEEGFRLPLKLLLSVSLALIAVYQVALLLLVAVIPTIQIIRAGMTKDVVVLLVQFGLVPSENPAVPGDMEKELSTVKHYLWSLEVCYICSLVLCCLLTCAMLLRTLAMHRTNLKALYQGAVLDVFYKAHILRPSRRAIVCWMSFAAFQTAFACLGLLIQQVIFFICSVAFTFLVVIPLQSGTNTYLFKVIQNMWPFWLTLVVAVIVQNLMAHYQFLEQLSLQKELTNRRALYIVTYLLFPINVLVGVLAGVWRMIISALYNAIHFCQLDISLLNRSVETFDPGYHTYCHYLKIEVSQSHPVMKAFCLLLLQPAKPQGTAGLRATNIEEGIQLMQPRKAPPCRSRFKQSRARWGLAYTLLNNPSLTACRKNALSDPMANGTQLSSPKP from the exons ATGGCAGCCAACAGCTCGGGTGGGAtgcaggatgctctgctggACAACTCCTTTGTCAGCAATGATGATCTCTCCGACTGGTACATCTATGAGACCCTGGAGCCATCTGCACCTCAGGATGA CATGTTCCCCAGCATAATCCCAGACTGTGAGCCCACCGTTTCTCCCAGGCTGTACCACATCTGCATGGCACCCATCTCT CTGGCCGTGCTCCTGGGCTTGTCCTTGCTGGTGAAACGAAGGCGCCTTCATCAGAGCTGCTGGAATGGCATCCCAGGACTGCTCAG CCCAGCCAACTTTCTGGAGGAGGAAGGCAACCGAGGGCTGGTGGCCTCCGTGTTTGGCATCTTGTTCTCCTCCCTGTGTGTGCTGATCTTGGACAAGGACCCTCTGCCACTCCTGGCCCCCTCCTCCCAGAGCACCCGGG AATATTGGAAGATCCTGGCTTTGCTCTACTACCCTGCCTTCTATTACCCCCTGCTCGCCTGTGCCACCGTCAGGCACAAGCTTGGCTACCTCCTGGGCTGCCTGCTCTCCTGGTGCCACTGTGCCATCCACATCTGGCAGAAGGTGGATTGTCCCCAGTCACCAAAG aTCTACAGGTACTACTCCACCCTCTCTTATGTCCCCATCATCCTCTGCCTTGTGCTCCTGAGCTTTTGGTATCCAGCCCTGCTCATCAGGAGCTTCACCACACAGGAAGAGACCTGGGATAACAAG GTTCCAGGGAGAGGTTACTACAAGAAGTACCTGAAGGCCATCCTGTCCAAGCGCCCTGGGAAAGAGAG ctccacgAAGATAGAAGAGAGCCTTCTCTCACGGGTCCGGATGTATTTACGCTCCTACACCTACACCCCTGAGGAag GTTTCCGGCTCCCTCTGAAGCTCCTCCTCTCCGTGTCCCTGGCTCTGATCGCTGTCTACCAG GTGGCCTTGCTGCTCCTGGTGGCCGTCATCCCAACCATCCAGATCATCAGGGCAGGGATGACCAAGGACGTGGTGGTGTTGCTGGTCCAGTTTGGATTGGTGCCCTCGGAGAACCCGGCTGTCCCAGGGGACATGGAGAAGGAGCTCAGCACTGTCAAGCACTACCTGTGGTCACTGGAAG tCTGCTACATCTGCTCCCTggtgctctgctgcctgctcaccTGCGCCATGCTGCTGCGGACCCTGGCCATGCACAG GACCAACCTGAAGGCTCTTTACCAAGGGGCCGTGCTGGATGTTTTCTACAAAGCCCACATCCTCCGCCCGTCCCGACGAGCCATCGTCTGCTGGATGAGCTTTGCTGCCTTCCAGACAGCTTTTGCCTGCCTAG GTCTCCTCATCCAGCAAGTGATTTTCTTCATCTGCTCGGTGGCCTTTACCTTCCTTGTTGTCATCCCTCTCCAGTCCGGCACAAACACCTACCTCTTCAAAGTCATCCAGAACATGTG GCCCTTCTGGCTGACCCTGGTTGTTGCTGTCATCGTACAAAACTTGATGGCTCACTACCAGTTCCTGGAGCAGCTTTCTCTCCAGAAGGAGCTCACCAACAG GCGAGCTCTTTACATCGTCACCTACTTGCTCTTCCCCATCAACGTCCTGGTGGGTGTCCTGGCTGGGGTCTGGAGGATGATCATCTCTGCCCTGTACAACGCCATCCACTTCTGCCAGCTGGACATCAGCCTCCTGAATCGCAGCGTGGAGACCTTCGACCCGG GCTACCACACTTACTGCCACTATCTGAAAATCGAGGTCAGCCAGTCCCACCCGGTGATGAAAGCTTTTTGcttgctgctcctccagccagcCAAGCCCCAGGGGACAGCGGGGCTTCGGGCCACCAATATCGAGGAAG GCATCCagctgatgcagcccaggaaggCACCGCCCTGCAGATCCAGGttcaagcagagcagagcccgCTGGGGCCTGGCCTACACCCTCCTCAACAACCCCTCACTGACAGCCTGCAGGAAAAATGCCCTCTCTGACCCCATGGCCAATGgcacccagctcagctcccccaAGCCCTGA